TATATATTTCATTTAGAGTTTTGATTTCATTTTCAAGTATTCCTGCTTCAACTTTTATTCTGTTATTTTTTAGTTTTTCAATACCTTTCCCTGCAACGAGAGGGTTAGGGTCTTGCATGCCAATTACAACTTTAGATATGCCGTTTTTAATAATTGCATCTACACAAGGTGGATTTTTGCCATAATGTGAGCATGGCTCCAAAGTAACATATATTACAGCATTTTTAATATTCTCTGTTGAATTATTAATTGCATTGATTTCAGCGTGTGTACCGCCAAAAAATTCATGATAACCTTGTCCGATAATTTTGTTATCTTTTACAATAACTGCCCCTACAACAGGATTAGGATTTACAAATCCAATTCCTTTTTTTGACAATTCAATAGCTTGTTGCATATACTTAATATTTATGGAATTGTCATTCATCATTGAAATTGATTTTTAATAAAAAAAGCCCTAAAATATATTTTCAGGGCTTATAATTCAAACAATTATAACTGGTTTAATAATAAACCGGTTAATAAATTATTTAAATCTCTTCTTTCATCCTGACTATACAGTCGGTTTAGGAATTTCACCTGATCAATTCCTATTTCCTTTATTAACAGGTAAATAATAGGAACTCGCGGACTTTACCGCCGGTCGGGAATTTCGCCCTGCCCCGAAGAAATTTTATAATATTTTAGATTAAAAAAATGTTTTTTTAAATAATGGCAAAAATATATTTTTTTTTATTTAAATGTAAAAGAATCTTATTTAAAATATATTTTATCAATGAACTTTAATAAATTTGCTATTCTAATTCAATTGATATATGACTAACAACCACGAACTGGAATTAGCCTGGAATTTTGTTGAAAAAACAGATAGAAATATTTTTTTAACAGGGAAAGCAGGTACCGGAAAAACCACATTTTTGCACAAAATTCGTAACGAATCGTTAAAAAGATTAGTAGTTGTGGCACCTACAGGTGTAGCTGCTATTAATGCTAAAGGTGTAACTATACATTCATTTTTTCAGATGCCTTTTGGACCTATTTTACCATTAGAGGCGCAATCCTCCGATTCATCTACAGATACAAACGGGTATGGAAATTCTCCTTCTCAAAAGAAATTCAATAAACGTAAAATTGATATAATCAGGTCATTAGACCTGTTAATTATTGATGAGGTCAGTATGGTGAGAGCCGATTTACTTGATGGTATTGATCAAGTATTGAGAAGATATAAAAACAAAAATAAAGTTTTTGGAGGTGTTCAGGTATTGATGATTGGAGACTTACAGCAATTAGCACCTGTGGTAAAAACAGAAGATTGGCAGATTTTACAAGACTATTACAATACAGCCTTTTTCTTTAGCAGCAAAGCTTTTAAGATTTCTAATGCCATAGGAATTGAATTAAAACTTATATATCGTCAAAAGAATGAGCAATTTATAGGTATTCTAAACGAAATCAGGAATAATTGTCTCTCTGCTCAATCATTAAACGCTTTAAATCAGAGATGCAATCCTGATTTTAAACCTGCTCAAGATGAAGGTTATATCAATTTAACCACTCATAACGCTCAGGCAAATGATATGAATGAACGCAAATTGATTGACATAAAAAGAAAAAGTCATTATTTTACTGCAACAGTTGAGGGCGATTTCCCTGAAAATATTTACCCTACACATTTTAAACTAGAGTTAAAAGTAGGGGCTCAGGTAATGTTTATAAAAAACGATAGTTCACCTGATAAAAAATACTTTAATGGTAAAATTGGAAAAATTGTTAAATTTGAAGATAATCAAGTAATAGTACGATGCCCCGATGATAAATACGACATTGAAACTAAACCTGAAACTTGGGAAAATATTAATTATTCACTAAATCAGGAAACAAAAGAAATAGCAGAAAATGTTAAGGGAACTTTTTCTCAAATACCTCTTCGGCTTGCATGGGCTATTACCATACATAAAAGTCAAGGATTAACTTTTAACAAAGCTATAATAAATGTGGCATCTTCTTTTGCTCACGGACAAACTTATGTAGCACTAAGCAGGTGTAGAACACTTGAAGGAATTGTATTAAATAACCCTATTGATAAAAAAAGTATTATTCATGATAACAGAGTAGTTTCCTTTACTAAGGAAGTAGAAGATAATCCACCGGATATCAACAACTTAAATCAATCACAAAAACACTATCAGCTAAACCTGATGGAAGAATTATTCAACTATAAACAACTAATATATCCGGTTAACCGATGCAATAAAATTGCATATCAAAGTGGTAATAGTCTAAAGGGAAATATAACAGCTCCTCTAAAAACTATTAAAGAAAACGGTATTGGAGAATTGATAAAGCTTGGAGAAAGTTTTCATAAGCAGTTAATGAAAATGAGTATTAACCAAATTGAGCCGGAAAACAATCCATTAATACAAGAACGGATTAAAAAAGCTGTATCTTATTTTATCAATCATTCACAAGAATATTTTGTAAAACCCTTGTCGGAACTTACTTATTCAACTGATAATAAAGCTATTGAGAAAGATTTAAAAGAACAATTAAAAAAGATTAATGAACAACTTGAAAGTAAGCTTTATTGTCTCAATGGCTTGAAAGATGGATTTAATACAATAAAATATCTGGAACTTAGAGCTAAGTCTATTTTACAAAAAAGCAAAACTACCAAATTAAAAACACCAAATGTTGACACAAGTTCACATCCAAAACTGTTTTCCAAACTGCGACAATGGCGACATGATACTGCTCATTCAGAAGAGGTAGAACATTATAAAATCTTCACACAAAAATCCTTGTACGAAATTTGCGAAAAACTCCCGTTTACCAATAATCAACTCCACTCAATTAATGGAATGGGCAAAGTTCGTGTAAGTAAATATGGTGATGAAATTATTGAAATTGTAAGAAAATATTGTGAAGAAAACGAAATAGAATTAATTGAAGAGCAAGTACAAGAAAAACCGAAAAAAGAAAACACAAAACTAATCAGTCTAAAAATGCTGAATGAAGGATTGAGTATAAATGATATTGCCAAAGCACGGGAATTTGCCATTAGTACTATAGAAGGGCATTTATCTCATTATATTTTAACCGGAGAATTAAAACTTGAAAAGTTAATGAATAAGGAAAAATATATTGAGTTAAAACAACAAATTGAGGAAACAGAATTTGAAGGCTTAGGAGAGTTAAAAAATAAACTAAATGATAAATATTCTTATGGAGAAATAAAAATGGTTTTAAATGATATTAAATTTCATGGAGATTTGAAAGATACCCTAAAAGAATAATTCCCAACTAAGAAGAATAGACACAGACTAAATAACCAAAAAAAAGATTAAATTTGTGAATAAAAGACAAGAAATATAATGAAAGAAAAACTCACGATAAAGAAACTAAAAGCCGAAGCGAAAGCATTTTGTATTACAGAATCTAAAATTAAAAACAAAGAGCTTTTCGGTGTTACAGATGGAAAAGCCGTTGGAACACATATTGAGCATAAATTTCAAGAGCATCTAAACAAAAAATATAAGATAACAATAGGTTCTTCTGCCATTGGCATAGATCTACCTTCTGATGACATTCAGACAGACATTAAAGTAACATCTATAAAACAACCGCAATCATCTTGTCCATTTAAAAATGCAAAACAGAAAATTTTTGGACTTGGTTATAATTTACTTGTTTTTGTTTACGATAAAGTTGATAACCCAAAAACTAAAACTGCTACACTTGATTTTGTAAGCTGTTCTTTTATCTCAAAAGAACGGACAGCTGACTATACTACGACCTATCGACTTCGTGAAATGGTTAAGGATAAAGCAAATGTTGAAGACATTGTTGCTTACCTGAACGACAAAAATATCCCAGCTGATGAAATTACTCTTAATCAATTAGCTAAACAAATTTTAAAATCACCCCCACTACAAGGCTATTTAACAATTTCAAATGCTTTGCAATGGCGGTTGCAGTATCAAAGAATTGTAACTCTTACTGATAAAGTTCAAGGTATAAGTAAAGTCATTGATAAGATTACAAAAAAATGAAAATATTTGATGCAAATATTTCAATATTAGTAGCAGATTTTTTTACAAATAAACTGCTCAATGTTTCTGTTCTCAAAAGTGCAAACGAATTATTACAGTATACAACTGGGATTAAATCATTTTTTTCGGATGAATCTGAACTAATTGAACTAAATGAAAAACTTTCAATATCTTTATACTCTGTTAAAGAACCTGACAGAGGAGAATATGGCGATTTTCAGACAAACAGATTGCTTGCTAATAAAGTAGCAAATCGCTTACACGAACAAGGTATTAATCCTGAAATAATTATTGAGCCAACTTGTGGGAAAGGAAATTTTATAGTTGCTTCGCTAAATAATTTTATTGGGATAAAGCAAATTATAGGAATTGAAATATACAAAACATATGTGTGGGAAACCAAATTTAACATTCTTGATTTCTTTCTAAAAAATCCCAAATATAATAAACCGTCCATTGAAATATTTCATTACAATGTTTTTGATTTTGACTTTAAAACACTTTCAAACCTTGTAATTAATAACAATTTGCTTATCATCGGCAATCCACCTTGGGTAACAAATTCCCAATTAGGTAGCTTAAATTCAAATAATCTTCCCAAAAAATCAAATTTCAAAAATCAAAATGGGCTTGATGCTATGACAGGAAAAGGTAATTTTGATATTGCTGAATATATTACTTTATCTCTTTTTGATGCTTTTCAATGTATAAACGGACATTTAGCCCTTTTAATTAAAAATTCAGTTGTTAAGAATATAGTTTTTAACCAAAAAGCTAAACAGTACCGTATTGGTTCCATTGAAAAACATTGCATCAACAGTAAAAAGGAATTTAATGTTTCTGTAGAATCATCTTTACTTTTTTGTAAGTTAAATTCTAGTCCTGAATTTGAATGTAAGGAATATAATTTTTATAATAAAAAAATGTCACTATGTTTTGGCTGGGTAAATAATAAATTTGTTTCAAACACAGCTAATTATATACACACTCAATCAATTGACGGAATTTGTTCGTTTGAATGGCGACAAGGAATTAAGCACGATTGTTCGGCTGTCATGGAACTAGAAAAAACAAACGAATATTACTTGAATAATTTGAAAGAAAATGTAGTAATTGAAGATGAATTAGTTTTTGGATTGTTAAAAAGTTCTGACTTAAAAAATACTGTTATTAATAAAACACGAAAATATACCATTGTTACACAAAGAAAAGTTGGACAAGAAACCAATTATATAAAATATCAATTCCCCGAAACATACAAATATCTATATAAACATTTGTCGGTTTTTCAATCAAGAAAGTCAAGTATTTATAAAGGTAAACCCTTGTTTTCAATTTTCGGCATTGGTGATTATTCTTTTAAACCATACAAAGTTGCAATTTCAGGGCTTTACAAAACCTTTCATTTTACACTTGTATTACCCCAAAATGACAAGCCGGTAATGCTTGACGACACGTGTTATTTTATTGGTTTTGAAAATATTGAATATGCCGTTTATGCGATAATCCTTTTAAACTCTCCACAAACAGAAGACTTCTTGCGGTCAATCACATTTTCCGATGCGAAAAGGGTTTTTACAAAAGATATATTGATGAGGATAGACTTGCTTAAACTCACATTAAATTGTTCGAAACAATACATTGAAGAACAATTACAATATATGAATGACAAATACAATTTTAATCTTGATTTAAAACTTTGGGATAATTTCATTGAAAAATTGACACCAATAAAAGAAAAACAAATGACATTATTTTGATATTAAAAAGTACGAAGGCATAACACAGGCTAAATGCAAGCGGTCGGACAGTGCTAATTTAGAAGCATATTACTACTAATAAACATTACAGCAATAACAGCGAAATACCCTGAAAAGCCTATACTGCTTATAGCCAAAACATTAGGCAATATATTATTTTAGAAACTAAAAATTATTAATATGAAATTTAATATTTTAAAAAAAACAGTTTTGATAACACTGTTAACATTAACTGTGTTGCAATCAAATTCTCAAGTAGTTCCGGACAGTACTTATTATAAAAGATTGTTTTACTTATGTAAAGTGTGGGGACATGCAAAATATTATCATACTGAAATAGCTAATGGAAATGTTAATTGGGATTATGAATTATTAGCGGTTATTAATGAAATAAAAAACGCTGCTACTAATAATGCATTTAATGACACTTTACAAAAAATGTTAAACAATGCAGGTGAAATGGGAACAAGTTCCAATACTATACCAGATGTTCCTGATAGTTTAAACAATAATACCGATTACACATGGATTCAAAACTCTATATTTTCAGATTCGGTAAGAGCTATACTTGACACAATTAAAAATAGATTCAGACCACAAAGCAATGTTTATGTTGATGAAGCTTGGGCAGGTGGAAATCCGACTTTTGATATGGATAATTTATATTATTCAGAAACATATTATCCTACTGAAAAAATGAGATTATTAGCACTATTTAGATATTGGAATATTATCAATTATTTTTTTCCATATAAATATATAATGGATCAAAATTGGGATACTACTTTAGTTGAATTTATTCCTAAAATAATAGAAGCTTCTAATGCAATATCATACCATTTAGCTTTTAAAAAATTAACGACTAAAATAAATGATTCTCATGCATTTTTTTATAGTTCAACCTATTCGGGTTGGTTAGGATCTAGCGATCCTCCTTTCCTCGTAAGATTTATTGAAAATGAAATGGTAATTACCAAAGTGTTACCCGAAATAACTGAAGTTAATGTTGGAGATGTTATTAAAGAAATAGATGGGGAAAATATTTATAATTTAAGAGATAGCTTAAGAAAATACGCTAATGGTTCAAATGATGTAATTATTGAAAGAGAATTAAATTATATAATCACAAAAGGAGGTTATGGAAGTTTTTCAATTACAGTGGATAATGGCACTAATATTCATACTGAATCTTTAAACAGAAATTATTCAAATTATACTAGCCTAAATACTAATACCGGACCTATTTGGAAAGATACAACTATTAATGGAAATTGTAATTTTGGAATTGTAGATATGGGGAGGCTTAAAAAAGAAGATATTAGTACTATGTTTAGTGATTTATGGAACACTGATGCTATTATATTTGATATTAGAAATTATCCTAATGGAACCTTATGGGATATAGTAAATTATTTATACCCAACATCTATTAATATAGCTAATTTTACGACTCCTGATATCACTTATCCCGGTAGATTATATTGGAATTATGAACATATAGGAACAGGAACAGCAGAGCCATATTCAGGAAAATTGATCATATTATTTGATGAAAGAACACAAAGCCAAGCTGAATATACATGTATGGGATTAGAACAATTTCCTAATGCAATTAAAATAGGAAGTACAACTGCAGCAGCAGATGGAAATGTTGCAATAATATATTTACCAGGAAGTATTAGTACTTATGCAACATTTTTAGGAACCTATTATCCTGATTATACACAAACACAAAGAGTAGGTATAATCCCTGATTTTGAAGTTCATCCTACTATTTCAGGAATGAGAAGTAGTCGCGATGAGGTTATGGATTTTGCATTAAATTGCTCTCTAATTAATATTAAAAAAATTAGTATTAATGAAGAAATAAAATTATATCCAAACCCTGTAAAAAATGAAATGCGATATGAGTTAAAATCAAATAATAACAATACAATTTTATTTGAAATAATTGATGTTTCGGGAAGAATTATTAAAACAATAGAAAAAAATACGCACCAAGGTGTAATAAATTTTTCTAATAACAAAAAAGGATTTTATATTATTAAAATCACCACAAACAAAAGGGTATTAACAAAAAAAATAATTAAAAACTAAAATTACATTGTCTCACAATACATCATAAATAATAGCAGTAAAAATAGCAAATAGCAAGGTTTGTAGTCTGCTTCACCCTTTGTGTAACCTGATAGATAATTTGCACGCAATTGCATATTTTTCATATACTTAATTTCATTTGTAATTTGATAGAAAGAAAAGAAAAAACATCAAATTTGTCAATCCGCAAAAAAACAACAATCTCCTAACAGCCTTTCCTTGATGTTTTATTTTGAAAAAAAGTAAAATTAATTTTTTTCATAATAGTTGTTGACTACTTTTGCAGGCTGTTTTTAAAGTTTAAGAATATTATGAATATAAGAAATATTGCAATTATTGCACATGTTGATCATGGGAAAACAACTATGGTTGATAGAATTCTACATCAGGTGAAATTGTTCAGGGATAATCAGGAAGTACAGGATTTGATTTTGGATTCAAATGACTTGGAACGTGAGAGAGGGATAACTATTTTATCTAAGAATGTATCAGTAAAATATAAAGGAACAAAAATAAATATTATCGATACTCCCGGTCACTCAGATTTTGGTGGAGAAGTAGAGCGTGTTTTAAATATGGCTGACGCTGTGTTGTTACTTGTTGATGCTTTTGAAGGACCTATGCCACAAACACGATTTGTTTTACACAAAGCATTAGAGCTGGGTTTAAAACCTATAGTTGTAATTAATAAAGTTGATAAACCAAATTGTAATCCTGAAGAGGTAAATGAACTTGTTTTTGAACTGATGTTTTCTCTCGATGCAACAGAAGAACAACTGAATTTCCCAACTGTTTACGGTTCTTCAAAACAGGGATGGATGGGAGCCGACTGGAAAACACCAACTAATGATATTACCTATTTATTAGATACTATTATTGAATATATTGAACCACCAAAAGATAATCCCGGAACTTTACAATTACAGATTAGTTCATTAGATTACTCATCATATACAGGGAGAATTGCTGTAGGAAAAATACATAGAGGAAGTATAAAAATGGGTGATCAGGTTTCTGTTGTTCAGAGAAATGGTCAAATAAATAAATCAGTAGTTAAAGAACTTTATATTTTTGAAGGACTAGGAAAAGAAAAAACTAAAATAGAAGTTAAATCCGGTGAAATAGTAGCCATAATGGGACTTGAAAACTTTGACATTGGAGATACCGTTGCTGATTTTGAAGAACCTGAAGGTTTAAAACCAATCACTATTGATGAACCTACTATGAGTATGCTTTTCACCATTAACAACTCACCATTTTTTGGTAAAGAAGGAAAATATGTTACATCAAGGCATATCAGAGATAGATTATTTAAAGAAATAGAAAAGAATCTGGCATTAAAGGTTGAAGAAACAGATTCACCTGATAAATTGCTGGTTTATGGTAGAGGGATTCTTCATTTGTCTATTTTAATAGAAACTATGAGGAGAGAAGGGTATGAGATGCAATTAGGTCAGCCTAAGGTGGTTATTAAAGAAATAGACGGGTTTAAACATGAACCTGTAGAACTGTTATATGTAAATGTTTCTGAAGAGTTTTCAGGAAAAGTAATAGAAATTGTTACCAAACGTAAAGGAGATATTCTGAATATTGAGACCAAGAATGACAGAATAAATCTTGAATTTAAAATATCTGCCAGAGGTTTGATTGGACTTACCAATCCTATATTAACAGCAACCGAAGGTAAAGCAGTGATTTCGCATCGGTTTAAAGGATATGAACCATGGAAAGGTGAAATACAAAGTAAAAGAAATGGAGCATTGATAGCTATGGAAACAGGAACGTCTATTGCTTATTCAATTGATAAACTGCAAGACAGGGGTAAATTTTTCATTGAGCCAAATGAAAAAATATATTCAGGACAAGTAATAGGAGAAAATACTAGGTATGATGATATAGTAATAAATGTTATCAAGACAAAAAAACTATCAAATATGCGGGCTTCTGGTTCAGATGAAAAAACGTCAATAGCTCCGGCAATAAAGTTTTCATTGGAAGAAGCTATGGAATATATTGCAGAAGATGAATATGTTGAAGTAACCCCAAAATCTATTCGTGTAAGAAAAATATTGCTTAGTGAGCATGAAAGAAAGAGGAAAAAGAAATCGGAAGTGTAATATAAATAATATCTGAATAAAAAAAATCAGATAAATAACTAAATCCTGAAAAAAAAAACGTATGTTTGCCAAAATTTCAGATTTAAGAATTTGTGCTTTAATTTACTAATTTACCTTTCACTTTTAGTTTATCGCTGCCCTCTTTTTAAATCCTAATTTTCAAACTTTTAATAACAGGTTTTATAAAAGTTATGCTTGTTCAGTTGAATTTACTTGTTTAGCACACTTTCACCAGTAAAATGCCAGATAAGCAAATTTTTTCAGTACACACAAAACGACTGTGTTGTTAAAAAAATAAACAATTTAAAATTATAAAATTATGAACATTTATGTAGGAAACCTTGATTTTAAGGTAAATGAGAATGACCTGAACGGAATATTTGAAGAGTATGGAACTGTAAGTTCTTCTAAAATTATTACCGACAAATACAGTGGTAGAAGTAAAGGCTTTGGTTTTATCACAATGGAAAACCAGGATGAAGCAAACAAAGCAATTGAAGAACTTAATGGTACCACATTGAAAAACAGAGAAATAGTTGTAAATGAGGCAAGACCTAAGAAAGAAAATTATTAATAAAATACAATTAATTTATGGGTAGAACGCAAGAAACATTCAACAAAAAGGAAGTACGAAACAAAAAAGAAAAAAAGAGAAAAGAAAAAGAAAAGAAGAGGTTGGCCAGGAAAGAAAACGAAAAAAAGAGTAGTCTGGACGATATGATTGCCTATGTCGATGAAAATGGAATGATAACATCCACGCCTCCTGATCCAAGCAAAAAGAAAGATGTCAAATTAGAAGATATCGAGATTGGAGTACCTAAAAGCGATTCTGCTCAAAAAGCTGACCCTATAAGAAAGGGAACAGTATCCTTTTTTAACGAATCGAAAGGTTATGGTTTTATAAAGGATATGGAAACAAAAGAAAGTGTATTTGTACATGTAAATAATATACTTGAAGATATAAAAGAAGGTAACCTTGTTAGCTTTGAAGTTGAGATGGGGCAAAAGGGACCTACTGCTGTGCGTGTAAAGCTTTTTAAATAGCGTAAAACCTATATTATTAACATCCTGCCATGTTATCCTACTGCGTTAAAAAATACCGGTTGAACATGATAGGGTAAATTATATTAATGTATAGTTACAGTTTGGTATATATAACTAAGCGGAATTTATAATTCCGCTTTTTTTATATTATTTAATTTGCAATTCAACATTTTATAAATGAGAAAAAAAATCAGGATGAAAAAATTTACTAAATACATAAAGATATAAACAGGAATAAATTTAGTAAATTTGTTTGTAAATAATTAAACAATATTATCATGAAAGAATTTGAAAACATCAACGATATTTTGGATTTTGCAATAAATTCAGAACAAGAAGCTGTAGATTTTTATACAAAATTGGCAAATAATGCTAAAAATGATGAAATAAAAGAAGTTTTTTTTCAATTTGCAAAAGAAGAAGTTGGACATAAAGCCAAACTAACGAAAATAAAGGAAACAGGAATGCTTTCTTTAAGCAAAGAAAAAATTATTGATCTTAAAATTAGTGATTATATAGTTTCCTCACCTCCTTCGCAAGATATGACATATCAAGATGCTCTTATTGTTGCCATGAAAAAGGAAAAATCAGCATTTAAACTATATTCAACTCTTGCTCAGAAAACAACTAATAATGAAGTTAAAGAATTATTCTTACATCTTGCCCAGGAAGAAGCAAAACACAAATTAAGGTTCGAATTGGAATACGATGAATTTGTTATGAAAGAAAATTAGCCTGTTTTATTCTTACAGCAGCACAAGGCTGCAAACGAAAATATTTGGAATAAATAATTATTTATGTTAAAAGATAAAAGTAGGTAGTTGAC
This genomic interval from Bacteroidales bacterium contains the following:
- a CDS encoding cold shock domain-containing protein; the encoded protein is MGRTQETFNKKEVRNKKEKKRKEKEKKRLARKENEKKSSLDDMIAYVDENGMITSTPPDPSKKKDVKLEDIEIGVPKSDSAQKADPIRKGTVSFFNESKGYGFIKDMETKESVFVHVNNILEDIKEGNLVSFEVEMGQKGPTAVRVKLFK
- the typA gene encoding translational GTPase TypA translates to MMNIRNIAIIAHVDHGKTTMVDRILHQVKLFRDNQEVQDLILDSNDLERERGITILSKNVSVKYKGTKINIIDTPGHSDFGGEVERVLNMADAVLLLVDAFEGPMPQTRFVLHKALELGLKPIVVINKVDKPNCNPEEVNELVFELMFSLDATEEQLNFPTVYGSSKQGWMGADWKTPTNDITYLLDTIIEYIEPPKDNPGTLQLQISSLDYSSYTGRIAVGKIHRGSIKMGDQVSVVQRNGQINKSVVKELYIFEGLGKEKTKIEVKSGEIVAIMGLENFDIGDTVADFEEPEGLKPITIDEPTMSMLFTINNSPFFGKEGKYVTSRHIRDRLFKEIEKNLALKVEETDSPDKLLVYGRGILHLSILIETMRREGYEMQLGQPKVVIKEIDGFKHEPVELLYVNVSEEFSGKVIEIVTKRKGDILNIETKNDRINLEFKISARGLIGLTNPILTATEGKAVISHRFKGYEPWKGEIQSKRNGALIAMETGTSIAYSIDKLQDRGKFFIEPNEKIYSGQVIGENTRYDDIVINVIKTKKLSNMRASGSDEKTSIAPAIKFSLEEAMEYIAEDEYVEVTPKSIRVRKILLSEHERKRKKKSEV
- a CDS encoding SAM-dependent methyltransferase; the protein is MKIFDANISILVADFFTNKLLNVSVLKSANELLQYTTGIKSFFSDESELIELNEKLSISLYSVKEPDRGEYGDFQTNRLLANKVANRLHEQGINPEIIIEPTCGKGNFIVASLNNFIGIKQIIGIEIYKTYVWETKFNILDFFLKNPKYNKPSIEIFHYNVFDFDFKTLSNLVINNNLLIIGNPPWVTNSQLGSLNSNNLPKKSNFKNQNGLDAMTGKGNFDIAEYITLSLFDAFQCINGHLALLIKNSVVKNIVFNQKAKQYRIGSIEKHCINSKKEFNVSVESSLLFCKLNSSPEFECKEYNFYNKKMSLCFGWVNNKFVSNTANYIHTQSIDGICSFEWRQGIKHDCSAVMELEKTNEYYLNNLKENVVIEDELVFGLLKSSDLKNTVINKTRKYTIVTQRKVGQETNYIKYQFPETYKYLYKHLSVFQSRKSSIYKGKPLFSIFGIGDYSFKPYKVAISGLYKTFHFTLVLPQNDKPVMLDDTCYFIGFENIEYAVYAIILLNSPQTEDFLRSITFSDAKRVFTKDILMRIDLLKLTLNCSKQYIEEQLQYMNDKYNFNLDLKLWDNFIEKLTPIKEKQMTLF
- a CDS encoding ferritin family protein; the encoded protein is MKEFENINDILDFAINSEQEAVDFYTKLANNAKNDEIKEVFFQFAKEEVGHKAKLTKIKETGMLSLSKEKIIDLKISDYIVSSPPSQDMTYQDALIVAMKKEKSAFKLYSTLAQKTTNNEVKELFLHLAQEEAKHKLRFELEYDEFVMKEN
- a CDS encoding RNA-binding protein, whose amino-acid sequence is MNIYVGNLDFKVNENDLNGIFEEYGTVSSSKIITDKYSGRSKGFGFITMENQDEANKAIEELNGTTLKNREIVVNEARPKKENY
- a CDS encoding helix-turn-helix domain-containing protein, which codes for MTNNHELELAWNFVEKTDRNIFLTGKAGTGKTTFLHKIRNESLKRLVVVAPTGVAAINAKGVTIHSFFQMPFGPILPLEAQSSDSSTDTNGYGNSPSQKKFNKRKIDIIRSLDLLIIDEVSMVRADLLDGIDQVLRRYKNKNKVFGGVQVLMIGDLQQLAPVVKTEDWQILQDYYNTAFFFSSKAFKISNAIGIELKLIYRQKNEQFIGILNEIRNNCLSAQSLNALNQRCNPDFKPAQDEGYINLTTHNAQANDMNERKLIDIKRKSHYFTATVEGDFPENIYPTHFKLELKVGAQVMFIKNDSSPDKKYFNGKIGKIVKFEDNQVIVRCPDDKYDIETKPETWENINYSLNQETKEIAENVKGTFSQIPLRLAWAITIHKSQGLTFNKAIINVASSFAHGQTYVALSRCRTLEGIVLNNPIDKKSIIHDNRVVSFTKEVEDNPPDINNLNQSQKHYQLNLMEELFNYKQLIYPVNRCNKIAYQSGNSLKGNITAPLKTIKENGIGELIKLGESFHKQLMKMSINQIEPENNPLIQERIKKAVSYFINHSQEYFVKPLSELTYSTDNKAIEKDLKEQLKKINEQLESKLYCLNGLKDGFNTIKYLELRAKSILQKSKTTKLKTPNVDTSSHPKLFSKLRQWRHDTAHSEEVEHYKIFTQKSLYEICEKLPFTNNQLHSINGMGKVRVSKYGDEIIEIVRKYCEENEIELIEEQVQEKPKKENTKLISLKMLNEGLSINDIAKAREFAISTIEGHLSHYILTGELKLEKLMNKEKYIELKQQIEETEFEGLGELKNKLNDKYSYGEIKMVLNDIKFHGDLKDTLKE
- a CDS encoding restriction endonuclease — encoded protein: MKEKLTIKKLKAEAKAFCITESKIKNKELFGVTDGKAVGTHIEHKFQEHLNKKYKITIGSSAIGIDLPSDDIQTDIKVTSIKQPQSSCPFKNAKQKIFGLGYNLLVFVYDKVDNPKTKTATLDFVSCSFISKERTADYTTTYRLREMVKDKANVEDIVAYLNDKNIPADEITLNQLAKQILKSPPLQGYLTISNALQWRLQYQRIVTLTDKVQGISKVIDKITKK
- a CDS encoding T9SS type A sorting domain-containing protein, which encodes MKFNILKKTVLITLLTLTVLQSNSQVVPDSTYYKRLFYLCKVWGHAKYYHTEIANGNVNWDYELLAVINEIKNAATNNAFNDTLQKMLNNAGEMGTSSNTIPDVPDSLNNNTDYTWIQNSIFSDSVRAILDTIKNRFRPQSNVYVDEAWAGGNPTFDMDNLYYSETYYPTEKMRLLALFRYWNIINYFFPYKYIMDQNWDTTLVEFIPKIIEASNAISYHLAFKKLTTKINDSHAFFYSSTYSGWLGSSDPPFLVRFIENEMVITKVLPEITEVNVGDVIKEIDGENIYNLRDSLRKYANGSNDVIIERELNYIITKGGYGSFSITVDNGTNIHTESLNRNYSNYTSLNTNTGPIWKDTTINGNCNFGIVDMGRLKKEDISTMFSDLWNTDAIIFDIRNYPNGTLWDIVNYLYPTSINIANFTTPDITYPGRLYWNYEHIGTGTAEPYSGKLIILFDERTQSQAEYTCMGLEQFPNAIKIGSTTAAADGNVAIIYLPGSISTYATFLGTYYPDYTQTQRVGIIPDFEVHPTISGMRSSRDEVMDFALNCSLINIKKISINEEIKLYPNPVKNEMRYELKSNNNNTILFEIIDVSGRIIKTIEKNTHQGVINFSNNKKGFYIIKITTNKRVLTKKIIKN